Proteins from one Besnoitia besnoiti strain Bb-Ger1 chromosome XIII, whole genome shotgun sequence genomic window:
- a CDS encoding hypothetical protein (encoded by transcript BESB_030180), giving the protein MMRPPVSRGSCEPSQAHHLTRIPQPLFFLFLVALLLSTHPLTPAAAFRSSPIASAAIDAHIELPDGQAIDIQHATASAPPVAALDDTLPSSRETAERVSPSSSSRSSSGMHLPLAEMPSVEVDAENVDAALAGAQAAGVETLGVEAVSAETVDSSLNHSFAAPEGGSGGSQAAKTGSASQIEAADASPSSLTPATAEALGAAGASDSSFSASQRAPVDGGESPAGTSGNARAQSFRRAHVGRDSAADTSGVPGETMETAEAAAADANSAEEGIQEDSVSAESPPLAPAFGQQEARDGILADAAATGREEDARREGKAAGEAANGEPDLSASVEDDTRPFSLLFLAIVADLVAMALLLTSIPVVLSVRLAKDYSQFAVRGTPTRASQQTDRNPDAQCSIPEPAASGVRQAQPQSRGKPRSALNCRNGGEGRWTPVSSARRVCPQARGRGWKFWKAEEMTSFEAPTYADGGIASFDEFSPAPSGAGSGDRARSHYYRYS; this is encoded by the exons ATGATGCGGCCGCCTGTGTCCCGTGGGTCCTGTGAGCCCTCACAGGCACACCACCTCACCCGGATCCCGCAGCCgctctttttcctttttcttgtcgcgcttctcctctctaCACATCCCCtcacgccggcagcggcgttTCGTTCTTCCCCGATTGCTTCCGCAGCCATAGACGCTCATATCGAGCTGCCTGATGGACAAGCGATTGACATTCAGCACGCaaccgcctccgccccgcccgTGGCTGCGCTCGATGACACcctcccttcctctcgcgaAACCGCAGAGCGCGTGAGTCCATCCTCCAGTTCTCGAAGCTCCTCAGGTATGCATCTGCCTCTTGCGGAGATGCCTTCCGTGGAAgtcgacgcagagaacgtggacgctgcgctcgccggTGCCCAGGCAGCTGGCGTCGAGACCCTAGGCGTCGAGGCAGTTTCAGCGGAGACTGTGGATTCCTCTTTGAATCATAGTTTCGCTGCACCTGAAGGAGGGTCTGGTggctcgcaggccgcgaagaccggctctgcgtctcagatcgaggcggcggacgcgtcgccgagctCGTTGACCcctgcgacggcggaggcgctgggtGCGGCCGGTGCGTCTGATTCGTCCTTCTCAgcttcgcagcgcgcgccagTTGACGGCGGCGAATCTCCGGCTGGAACGAGTGGAAACGCACGCGCGCAGTCCTTCCGGAGAGCCCATGTCGGCAGGGACTCAGCGGCAGACACAAGCGGCGTGCCGGGGGAGACGAtggagactgcggaggctgccgccgcggacgcgaacAGTGCAGAGGAGGGGATCCAAGAGGACAGCGTGAGCGCCGAATCGCCGCCGTTGGCGCCTGCGTTTGGGCAGCAAGAGGCTCGCGATGGAATCTTGGCAGATGCAGCCGCGAccgggagagaagaagacgccagaCGTGAAG GAAAAGCGGCTGGCGAAGCGGCAAACGGCGAACCTGACTTGTCGGCCTCCGTCGAGGACGACACCCGCCCGTTCAGTTTGTTGTTCCTGGCCATTGTCGCAGACCTCGTCGCCATGGCACTCCTCCTCACCAGCATTCCTGTCGTTCTCAGCGTG AGGCTTGCGAAGGATTATTCGCAGTTCGCGGTTCGCGGAACACCAACGCGTGCCTCTCAACAGACTGACCGGAATCCAGATGCACAGTGTTCTATCCCTGAGCCAGCGGCCTCAGGTGTGCGCCAGGCGCAGCCTCAGTCTCGTGGCAAGCCTCGCTCTGCCCTCAATTGTCGGAACGGGGGAGAAGGGCGCTGGACACCTGTCAGTTCTGCGCGGAGGGTTtgtccgcaggcgcgagggagaggctggAAGTTCTGGAAGGCAGAGGAAATGACTTCGTTCGAAGCGCCAA CGTACGCGGATGGGGGAATCGCTTCTTTCGACGAGTTCTCTCCAGCGCCCAGTggagcaggcagcggcgatcGCGCGCGGTCGCACTATTACCGTTACTCATGA